Proteins encoded together in one Candidatus Woesearchaeota archaeon window:
- a CDS encoding DEAD/DEAH box helicase family protein — MSKEAKARIKINKLLEEAGWRFFDSKEGRANIVLENKTKLTQTELDEFGEDFEKTKNGFIDYLLLDDKGFPFIVLEAKKEEINPLFAKEQARKYAQSQNCRFIILSNGNLHYFWDLQRGNPNIIATFPKPETVIGYTEFKPNADALVNETVKEDYIVKTQKPDYASDPRYIDESQRSAFIEENKLRFLRKYQVRAIERIQEEVKAGKDRFLFEMATGTGKTLTSAAVIKLFLRTGNARRVLFLVDRLELEDQADKAFKEYLRTDYKCSIYKENRDDWRQAEIVVSTVQSFLFKNKYKRIFSPTDFDLVISDEAHRSIGGNSRAVFEYFIGYKLGLTATPKDYLKKIDAGELSEKDPRELERRMLLDTYTTFGCEDGKPTFQYSLLHGVKDGFLVNPCVVDARTEITTQLLSDEGYTVEITDDNGEETSTTFSQRDFEKKLFSENTNRIFCKTFLENAYKDPISGEIGKSILFCVSQNHAAKITQILNEFADKMFPGKYQSDFAMQVTSWIPDAQQLTINFTNNRLGGKGNFHDLYQTSKTRVCVTVGMMTTGYDCPDILNVCLMRPIFSPTDFIQIKGRGTRKFNFANKEVLKDKSLIENIPEENLQKSRFKLFDFFANCEYFEEKFNYDEVLKLPPKGTSTEGGGGGGYVVDEYDSTRHDPLKTFTVNEIGLEGMKIDRMYFEKFEDKVKEDDKIKELVQQKDFDAIEQYIISQIFDKPEEYYNISKLRNAIKIDRRLSLREIIEKIFGFIPYFKSKDELLDEEFEKFDSRYLPPEEYFTFARDYFKSYITDSEFRDIIENRKYALLNTNPNGDVFRKLPPELRFAIPEYIKDNVSLNKFVA, encoded by the coding sequence ATGTCAAAAGAAGCTAAAGCAAGAATAAAAATCAATAAACTGCTTGAAGAAGCGGGATGGCGATTCTTTGATTCGAAAGAAGGAAGAGCCAATATTGTACTTGAGAATAAAACAAAACTAACTCAAACTGAATTAGATGAATTCGGTGAAGATTTTGAAAAAACAAAAAATGGCTTTATTGACTATCTGTTACTTGACGACAAAGGTTTTCCTTTCATTGTTTTAGAAGCAAAGAAAGAAGAAATAAACCCACTCTTTGCTAAGGAACAAGCCAGAAAATATGCACAATCTCAAAACTGTAGATTCATAATTCTTTCAAATGGTAATTTGCATTACTTCTGGGATTTACAGAGAGGAAATCCAAATATTATTGCAACATTTCCGAAACCTGAGACTGTTATCGGATATACGGAATTTAAGCCAAATGCTGATGCATTAGTGAATGAAACAGTAAAAGAAGATTACATTGTAAAAACTCAAAAACCAGACTATGCCAGCGACCCAAGATATATTGATGAATCGCAACGCAGTGCTTTTATTGAAGAAAATAAGTTAAGGTTTTTGCGAAAGTATCAAGTTAGAGCTATAGAACGGATACAGGAAGAAGTAAAAGCTGGTAAAGACCGTTTTTTATTTGAAATGGCAACTGGTACTGGCAAAACTTTAACTTCAGCAGCCGTAATCAAATTGTTTTTACGAACAGGAAACGCAAGAAGAGTTTTGTTTCTGGTTGACCGTTTGGAATTGGAAGACCAAGCAGATAAAGCTTTTAAAGAATATTTAAGAACTGATTATAAGTGCAGTATTTACAAAGAAAATAGGGATGACTGGCGGCAAGCAGAAATTGTTGTTTCGACAGTGCAATCGTTTCTTTTCAAAAACAAATACAAAAGGATTTTTTCACCAACTGATTTTGACCTTGTAATTTCTGATGAAGCACATAGAAGTATCGGAGGTAACAGCAGAGCTGTTTTTGAATATTTTATTGGCTACAAGTTAGGTCTGACAGCAACACCAAAGGACTATTTAAAAAAGATTGATGCAGGAGAGTTAAGCGAAAAAGACCCAAGAGAATTAGAAAGGAGAATGCTTTTGGACACTTACACAACCTTTGGTTGTGAAGATGGCAAACCAACTTTTCAATATAGTCTATTACATGGCGTTAAAGATGGTTTTTTAGTAAATCCTTGTGTTGTCGATGCAAGAACAGAAATAACTACACAGCTTTTAAGCGATGAAGGTTACACGGTTGAAATAACAGACGATAATGGAGAAGAAACCTCGACTACATTTTCGCAGCGTGACTTTGAAAAGAAATTGTTTTCCGAAAACACGAACCGCATTTTTTGTAAAACATTTTTAGAGAACGCTTATAAAGACCCAATTTCTGGTGAAATTGGCAAATCTATTTTATTTTGTGTAAGTCAAAACCACGCTGCTAAAATCACACAAATTCTGAATGAATTTGCCGACAAAATGTTTCCGGGCAAATATCAATCTGATTTTGCCATGCAAGTTACCTCATGGATACCAGATGCACAGCAATTAACGATTAACTTTACTAACAATCGTTTAGGTGGTAAAGGTAACTTTCATGATTTATACCAGACAAGCAAAACCCGCGTATGTGTTACAGTTGGAATGATGACAACAGGTTATGATTGCCCTGATATTTTAAATGTGTGTTTGATGCGACCAATTTTCTCTCCAACCGACTTTATTCAAATCAAAGGTAGAGGAACAAGAAAATTCAATTTTGCGAATAAAGAGGTTTTGAAAGATAAGAGTTTAATTGAAAACATTCCTGAAGAAAACTTGCAAAAGTCGAGGTTTAAACTTTTTGACTTCTTTGCAAACTGCGAGTATTTTGAGGAAAAATTCAATTACGATGAAGTTTTAAAGTTACCTCCAAAAGGAACTTCAACCGAAGGCGGTGGCGGAGGCGGTTATGTTGTTGACGAATACGACAGCACAAGACACGACCCTTTAAAAACCTTTACAGTCAATGAAATTGGGCTTGAAGGAATGAAGATTGACCGAATGTATTTTGAGAAATTTGAAGATAAAGTAAAAGAGGATGACAAAATCAAGGAATTAGTTCAGCAAAAAGATTTTGATGCAATAGAACAATACATTATCAGTCAAATATTTGATAAGCCAGAAGAGTATTACAATATAAGCAAACTGCGGAATGCCATAAAAATTGACAGGCGGTTATCATTGAGAGAAATCATTGAAAAAATCTTTGGTTTTATTCCTTATTTTAAATCAAAAGACGAACTTCTTGACGAGGAATTTGAAAAGTTTGATAGCCGTTATTTGCCCCCTGAGGAATACTTCACTTTCGCAAGGGATTATTTTAAAAGTTACATTACAGACTCTGAGTTCAGAGACATAATTGAAAATAGAAAATATGCATTATTAAACACCAATCCAAATGGTGATGTATTCAGAAAGTTGCCTCCTGAATTGCGTTTTGCGATACCTGAGTACATAAAAGATAATGTATCACTTAATAAATTTGTTGCATAA